From the genome of Neisseria sp. oral taxon 014 str. F0314:
CGATGGGCGCGTTTGAGGGATACGGAACTATACAGAAACGCCTATATGCTGTCAATCGCTTTGCTTGAGGCAACCGGTCAGGCCGTCTGAAATTTTTTCAGACGGCCTGACCGGTTGCCCGTATCCTGTATAATGCCGCTTTTAATAAAAGGAAAACAAACCATGTGGTTTAAGCAAATCAGTTTTTATCCGCTGAATAAAGACAAACTGCCCGAATTGGAAACGCTGGCCGACAAGCTTGGCGAGTCGGAATTTGTCCGCTGTCAGGGTTTGGAGTGGTTCAGCGAGGGATTTGCCGCACCGGTTCCGTTTTCTCCCGAACTGGTTTTTCCTGCCGATTACACTTGGCGCGTGGCTTTGAAGAAAGAGGAAAAAGTGCTGCCCGCGGGCGTTATCCGCGATATTTTGGACGACAAGGTCTTGGAAATCCAAAACAATGACGCGCGTAATGTCGGCCGTAAGGAAAAACAGGAATTAAAAGAACAAATTACCGATGATTTGCTGCTCCGCGCCTTTACCCGCAGCAGCCGCACGCAGGCGATTTTCGATACCAGACGAGGCTTTTTGCTGGTCAACAATGCCGCTTCCGCCAAAGCCGAAAACGTGCTGACCAAGCTGCGCGAGGCATTGGGCGGGTTGGAGGCGTCGT
Proteins encoded in this window:
- the rdgC gene encoding recombination-associated protein RdgC is translated as MWFKQISFYPLNKDKLPELETLADKLGESEFVRCQGLEWFSEGFAAPVPFSPELVFPADYTWRVALKKEEKVLPAGVIRDILDDKVLEIQNNDARNVGRKEKQELKEQITDDLLLRAFTRSSRTQAIFDTRRGFLLVNNAASAKAENVLTKLREALGGLEASLPNTKQSPSGLMTSWLLNGHCEGGFELDSDCELKGVGDVVPVVKVSKQDLTADEVVQHVKNGKTVTQLGLVWREQIAFVLTQDFTLKRIQYLDILQEEAETHGDDAASMTFASQILMTEAVSTMLEELVSYLGGWQD